A genomic window from Triticum urartu cultivar G1812 chromosome 7, Tu2.1, whole genome shotgun sequence includes:
- the LOC125521581 gene encoding protein DETOXIFICATION 16-like, whose amino-acid sequence MDAKPGAPVHEPLLAAARPGKDAADDDGARQGLAAAEVKRLVRLGGPIIASCILQNVVNMVSVMVVGHLGELPLAGASLATSLANVTGYSLLTGMATAMDTLCGQAYGARLYHRLGVYKQRAMVVLSLACVPIVLIWANTTRILVSLGQDPAISAVAGEYARWMIPSLVVYVPLQCHIRFLQSQSIVLPVTASSGTTALCHPLVCWLLVYKVGLGSKGAALSNAVSYGINLVILALYVRLSSTCKNTWSGFSREAFRELRQFTALAMPSAMMICLEWWSFEILVLLSGLLPNPQLETSVLSICLNTGALLYMVPLGLSSSISTRVSNELGAGHPEAAKLATRVVMYMALSVGLVLALTMVLLRNVWGYLYSNEQEIVTYISRMLPILGISYLIDGLHSSLSGVLTGSGKQNIGAAVNLGAFYLLGIPLAAMLAFVFHLNGMGLWLGIVSGSFTKLVLLTFIAWCIDWEKEALKAQDRVLASAHLLPVA is encoded by the exons ATGGACGCCAAGCCCGGCGCGCCCGTCCACGAGCCGCTGCTCGCGGCGGCGCGGCCCGGCAAGGACGCGGCGGACGACGATGGGGCGCGCCAGGGCCTCGCCGCGGCGGAGGTGAAGCGGCTGGTGCGGCTCGGCGGGCCCATCATCGCCAGCTGCATCCTCCAGAACGTCGTCAACATGGTGTCCGTCATGGTCGTCGGCCACCTCGGCGAGCTGCCCCTCGCCGGCGCCTCCCTCGCCACCTCCCTCGCCAACGTCACCGGCTACAGCCTCCTC ACCGGCATGGCGACGGCGATGGACACGCTCTGCGGCCAGGCCTACGGGGCGCGGCTGTACCACCGGCTCGGCGTCTACAAGCAGCGCGCGATGGTGGTGCTCTCGCTCGCCTGCGTCCCCATCGTCCTCATCTGGGCCAACACCACCAGGATCCTCGTCTCCCTCGGCCAGGACCCGGCCATATCGGCCGTGGCCGGCGAGTATGCGCGGTGGATGATCCCGTCGCTCGTCGTGTACGTGCCGCTGCAGTGCCACATACGGTTCCTGCAGTCGCAGAGCATCGTGCTGCCCGTGACGGCCAGCTCCGGCACCACGGCGCTCTGCCACCCACTCGTCTGCTGGCTGCTGGTGTACAAGGTCGGTCTGGGGAGCAAGGGCGCCGCGCTCAGCAACGCCGTCTCCTACGGCATAAATCTGGTCATACTGGCTCTGTACGTCAGGCTGTCCAGCACCTGCAAGAACACCTGGAGCGGCTTCTCCCGGGAGGCGTTCAGGGAGCTGCGCCAGTTCACCGCGCTCGCCATGCCGTCCGCCATGATGATCTG CTTGGAGTGGTGGTCATTTGAAATCCTTGTGCTTCTCTCTGGGCTTCTGCCCAATCCTCAGCTTGAGACATCAGTGCTGTCAATATG CCTTAACACAGGGGCTCTCCTGTACATGGTACCACTTGGCCTTTCCTCTTCTATCAG CACGCGCGTCTCGAACGAACTTGGCGCTGGCCACCCAGAAGCAGCAAAGCTAGCGACGCGAGTGGTCATGTACATGGCCTTATCTGTAGGATTGGTGTTAGCCCTGACCATGGTCTTGCTGCGGAATGTTTGGGGGTACCTGTACAGCAATGAGCAGGAAATCGTCACATACATTTCCAGGATGCTGCCCATTCTCGGAATATCTTACTTGATAGATGGACTCCACAGTTCTCTTTCAG GAGTGCTTACCGGCAGTGGCAAGCAGAACATTGGCGCAGCAGTGAATCTCGGTGCATTCTACCTGCTAGGCATTCCCTTGGCTGCGATGCTTGCATTTGTCTTCCACCTAAACGGAATG GGTCTCTGGCTTGGCATCGTTTCGGGCAGCTTCACCAAACTGGTGTTGCTTACATTTATCGCGTGGTGCATAGATTGGGAAAAGGAG GCACTAAAGGCACAGGACAGGGTCTTGGCTTCAGCTCACCTACTTCCAGTAGCGTAG